One genomic region from Stutzerimonas decontaminans encodes:
- a CDS encoding CopD family protein, producing MRHLLFLHLLGASVWVGGHLVLLFSVLPGALRRRDVQPVRQFEQLYERVGIPALLVQIVSGLWLASLWLPHGQWFDSSPMAHLVQAKLVLLGFTALLGVHARLALIPKLDAQRLPQLGLHIVLITLTAVAFVWVGSGFRFGGLF from the coding sequence ATGCGACATCTGTTGTTTCTGCATCTGCTGGGCGCCAGTGTCTGGGTTGGCGGGCATCTGGTACTGCTGTTCAGTGTGCTGCCGGGTGCCCTGCGTCGCCGCGATGTGCAACCGGTACGCCAGTTCGAACAACTCTACGAGCGCGTCGGGATACCTGCGCTGCTGGTGCAGATCGTCAGCGGGCTCTGGCTGGCCAGCCTCTGGCTGCCCCATGGGCAATGGTTCGATTCGTCGCCCATGGCGCATCTGGTGCAAGCCAAGCTGGTACTGCTCGGATTTACCGCGCTGCTCGGCGTGCATGCGCGGCTGGCATTGATTCCCAAGCTGGATGCGCAGCGCCTGCCGCAACTGGGGCTGCACATCGTGCTGATCACCCTGACTGCGGTTGCCTTCGTCTGGGTCGGCTCCGGGTTCCGCTTCGGTGGTTTGTTCTAG
- the radA gene encoding DNA repair protein RadA: MAKAKRMYGCTECGSTFPKWAGQCGDCGAWNTLVETVIEGAAPPSGRAGWAGEQANIRTLAEVSVEEVPRFSTASGELDRVLGGGLVDGSVVLIGGDPGIGKSTILLQTLCAIAQHYPALYVTGEESQQQVAMRARRLDLPQDKLKVMTETCIESIIATARLEKPKVMVIDSIQTIFTEQLQSAPGGVAQVRESAALLVRFAKQSGTAIFLVGHVTKEGALAGPRVLEHMVDTVLYFEGESDGRLRLLRAVKNRFGAINELGVFGMTDKGLKEVTNPSAIFLTRAQEAVPGSVVMATWEGTRPMLVEVQALVDTSHLANPRRVTLGLDQNRLAMLLAVLHRHGSIPTYDQDVFINVVGGVKVLETAADLALMAAVISSLRNRPLDTDLLVFGEVGLSGEIRPVPSGQERLKEAAKHGFKRAIVPKGNAPKEAPAGLQIIAVTRLEQALDALFE; the protein is encoded by the coding sequence ATGGCCAAGGCCAAGCGCATGTATGGCTGCACCGAATGCGGCTCGACCTTCCCGAAATGGGCCGGCCAGTGCGGCGATTGCGGTGCCTGGAATACCCTGGTGGAAACCGTCATCGAAGGTGCTGCGCCACCCTCCGGTCGCGCTGGCTGGGCGGGCGAGCAGGCCAACATCCGGACCTTGGCCGAAGTCAGCGTGGAGGAAGTACCGCGCTTCTCCACAGCATCTGGCGAGCTGGACCGCGTGCTCGGCGGCGGCCTGGTGGACGGCTCGGTCGTGCTGATCGGTGGCGACCCGGGCATCGGCAAGTCGACCATCCTGCTGCAAACGCTCTGCGCCATCGCCCAGCATTACCCGGCGCTCTACGTGACCGGCGAGGAGTCCCAGCAACAGGTGGCGATGCGCGCCCGCCGCCTCGATCTGCCGCAGGACAAGCTCAAGGTGATGACCGAAACCTGCATCGAATCCATCATCGCCACCGCGCGACTGGAGAAGCCCAAGGTGATGGTGATCGACTCCATCCAGACGATTTTCACCGAGCAACTGCAGTCCGCGCCCGGCGGTGTCGCCCAGGTGCGCGAGAGCGCCGCGCTGCTGGTGCGCTTCGCCAAGCAGAGCGGCACGGCGATCTTCCTTGTCGGCCACGTCACCAAGGAAGGCGCTCTCGCCGGCCCGCGGGTGCTCGAGCACATGGTCGACACAGTGCTGTATTTCGAAGGCGAGTCCGATGGTCGCCTGCGCCTGCTGCGCGCGGTGAAGAATCGCTTCGGCGCGATCAATGAACTGGGCGTGTTCGGCATGACGGACAAGGGCCTCAAGGAAGTCACCAACCCCTCGGCTATCTTCCTCACCCGTGCCCAGGAAGCGGTGCCGGGCAGCGTCGTCATGGCGACCTGGGAAGGCACCCGGCCGATGCTGGTGGAGGTGCAGGCCCTGGTCGACACCAGCCACCTGGCCAATCCGCGCCGCGTCACGCTGGGGCTGGACCAGAACCGCCTGGCCATGCTGCTGGCGGTGCTTCACCGGCACGGCAGCATTCCGACCTACGATCAGGACGTGTTCATCAACGTGGTCGGTGGCGTTAAGGTGCTGGAAACCGCGGCAGATCTGGCGCTGATGGCGGCGGTGATCTCCAGCCTGCGCAATCGCCCGCTGGATACCGATCTGCTGGTGTTCGGCGAAGTGGGCCTGTCGGGCGAGATCCGCCCGGTGCCGAGTGGTCAGGAACGCCTGAAGGAGGCCGCCAAGCATGGCTTCAAGCGTGCCATCGTGCCCAAGGGCAATGCGCCGAAGGAAGCCCCTGCCGGACTGCAGATCATTGCGGTGACGCGCCTGGAGCAGGCGCTCGACGCGCTGTTCGAGTGA
- the glyA gene encoding serine hydroxymethyltransferase: MFSRDLTLARFDADLFAAMQQEAKRQEDHIELIASENYTSPAVMEAQGSVLTNKYAEGYPGKRYYGGCEYVDVVEQLAIDRAKELFGADYANVQPHAGSQANAAVYLALLNAGDTILGMSLAHGGHLTHGASVSSSGKLYNAVQYGINDQGLIDYDEVERLAVEHKPKMIVAGFSAYSQKLDFARFREIADKVGAYLFVDMAHVAGLVAAGVYPNPVPFADVVTTTTHKTLRGPRGGLILARANAEIEKKLNSAVFPGAQGGPLEHVIAAKAVCFKEALQPEFKAYQQQVVKNAQAMAEVFIQRGFDVVSGGTQNHLFLLSLIKQDITGKDADAALGNAHITVNKNSVPNDPRSPFVTSGLRIGTPAVTTRGFGETECRDLAGWICDILDNMGDESVIEAVRAKVEAVCAKFPVYGN, encoded by the coding sequence ATGTTCAGCCGTGATTTGACCCTCGCCCGTTTCGACGCCGATCTCTTCGCTGCCATGCAGCAGGAAGCCAAGCGTCAGGAAGACCACATCGAGCTGATCGCCTCGGAGAACTACACCAGCCCGGCGGTGATGGAAGCCCAGGGTTCGGTACTGACCAACAAGTACGCCGAAGGCTATCCGGGCAAGCGCTACTACGGTGGTTGCGAGTACGTCGACGTGGTCGAGCAGCTGGCCATTGATCGCGCCAAGGAACTGTTCGGTGCCGACTACGCCAACGTCCAGCCGCACGCCGGCTCCCAGGCCAACGCCGCCGTCTACCTGGCGCTGCTGAATGCCGGTGACACCATTCTCGGCATGAGCCTGGCCCACGGTGGTCACCTGACTCACGGCGCCAGCGTTTCGTCCTCCGGCAAGTTGTATAACGCCGTGCAGTACGGCATCAACGACCAGGGCCTGATCGACTACGACGAAGTCGAGCGCCTGGCCGTCGAGCACAAGCCGAAGATGATCGTCGCTGGTTTCTCCGCCTATTCGCAGAAGCTGGACTTCGCACGTTTCCGCGAAATCGCCGATAAGGTCGGTGCCTACCTGTTCGTCGACATGGCTCACGTGGCCGGTCTGGTCGCCGCTGGCGTCTACCCGAACCCGGTTCCGTTCGCTGACGTCGTCACCACCACCACCCACAAGACCCTGCGCGGCCCGCGCGGCGGCCTGATCCTGGCGCGTGCCAACGCCGAGATCGAGAAGAAGCTGAACTCTGCCGTCTTCCCCGGTGCCCAGGGCGGCCCGCTGGAACACGTGATCGCTGCCAAGGCCGTGTGCTTCAAGGAAGCGCTGCAGCCCGAGTTCAAGGCTTACCAGCAGCAGGTGGTGAAGAACGCCCAGGCCATGGCCGAAGTGTTCATCCAGCGCGGCTTCGACGTGGTTTCCGGCGGTACCCAGAACCACCTGTTCCTGCTCAGCCTGATCAAGCAGGACATCACCGGTAAGGATGCTGATGCTGCCCTGGGCAACGCGCACATCACCGTGAACAAGAACAGCGTGCCGAACGATCCGCGCTCGCCGTTCGTGACTTCCGGTCTGCGCATCGGTACTCCGGCTGTCACCACCCGTGGCTTCGGCGAGACCGAGTGCCGTGATCTGGCTGGCTGGATCTGCGACATCCTCGACAACATGGGCGACGAGTCGGTAATTGAAGCAGTTCGTGCCAAGGTCGAAGCGGTATGCGCCAAGTTCCCGGTCTACGGTAACTAA
- the siaA gene encoding biofilm regulation protein phosphatase SiaA (SiaB is a threonine kinase acting on SiaC; SiaA is the matching phosphatase.): MAALGLRGKSLLVLLLSCLLAFAFAGFIAREALLGVQSRFGEAYARNVVQLNRERLFAPVSRELALAQRLAASQLTVAWLHDEDTPAKRDSFFKEAAGYQQAFGDHAYFAASAQSNSYYSNGPNQAPSDAPRYAMDPESSRDEWFFQTLQSEVPHAINVDRSVVTGELKVWFNVQVRDGARRLGLVGSGISLQAFLDDFIEANKVGVESMVLDAYGSILVHPNQNLVTLNADTARGRSLSTSILGLLDDLSAASAVRQAMAASRDSPGSVATVRVALDGAPRLLALSWIPELQWFVASSVDLSTAQVVEVRPLLPAIGLFLVLFLLLIGGGAWLVEKRVLKPLRQLRRSAQALAAGQYDAPLPLHRQDEIGELSAAFGAMAQQVRSHTSELENRVRERTRDLERANLEMAAAHKKIDDSIDYASLIQRAILPNRQLVTAMGDRHAVLWRPRDVVGGDFYVYRADEHGCLFGVVDCAGHGVPGALMTMLAHAAIDQALGTTGLDDPAAALSRTDAIVRNMLREEPGSHALATNMDIGLAYVDLRQRKVHYSGAKIALYYCDGEEVHEIKAARRAIGDKRIGEYRNTSVDLQPGRTFYMTTDGFLDQAGGEEGYGFGNSRFASMIREHARLPLAEQGEAFSLALARYQGEFPQRDDITMLCFRFD; encoded by the coding sequence ATGGCAGCCTTGGGATTGCGCGGCAAATCACTGCTGGTCTTGTTGCTGAGCTGCCTTCTTGCCTTCGCCTTTGCCGGGTTCATCGCTCGTGAAGCGCTGCTGGGCGTCCAAAGCCGCTTCGGCGAAGCCTATGCACGTAATGTGGTGCAGCTTAACCGTGAGCGTCTGTTCGCCCCGGTTTCGCGTGAGCTGGCGCTTGCCCAGCGGCTCGCGGCCTCACAACTGACGGTCGCCTGGCTGCACGACGAGGACACTCCAGCCAAGCGCGACAGCTTCTTCAAGGAAGCGGCAGGCTATCAGCAAGCCTTTGGTGATCACGCCTATTTCGCCGCCTCGGCGCAGAGCAACAGCTACTACTCCAACGGACCAAACCAGGCGCCCTCCGATGCCCCTCGCTATGCGATGGACCCGGAGAGTTCGCGTGATGAATGGTTTTTCCAGACGCTGCAAAGCGAAGTCCCCCACGCCATAAACGTCGACCGTTCCGTGGTCACCGGCGAACTCAAGGTCTGGTTCAACGTGCAGGTGCGCGACGGCGCCCGCCGCCTTGGCCTGGTCGGTTCCGGCATCAGCCTGCAGGCTTTCCTCGACGACTTCATCGAAGCCAACAAGGTCGGTGTCGAGTCGATGGTGCTTGACGCTTACGGTTCGATCCTCGTGCACCCGAACCAGAATCTGGTCACGCTGAACGCCGACACCGCTCGCGGACGATCTCTGTCGACGAGCATTCTCGGCCTGCTCGACGATCTCAGCGCGGCGTCGGCGGTACGTCAGGCCATGGCCGCGAGCCGCGACAGCCCGGGCAGCGTGGCGACGGTTCGGGTCGCCCTGGACGGCGCGCCCCGGCTGCTGGCACTGAGCTGGATTCCGGAACTGCAGTGGTTCGTCGCCAGCTCTGTGGATCTGAGCACAGCACAGGTCGTCGAGGTACGCCCGCTACTGCCGGCCATCGGCTTGTTTCTGGTGTTGTTCCTGCTGCTGATCGGCGGTGGCGCCTGGCTGGTGGAGAAGCGCGTGCTCAAACCGCTGCGCCAGCTACGACGCAGCGCCCAGGCCCTGGCTGCGGGGCAGTACGATGCGCCCCTACCGCTGCATCGTCAGGACGAAATCGGCGAACTCAGCGCAGCCTTCGGCGCCATGGCGCAGCAGGTTCGCAGCCACACCAGCGAACTGGAAAATCGCGTACGCGAGCGCACACGCGATCTGGAGCGGGCCAATCTGGAAATGGCCGCCGCGCACAAGAAGATCGACGATTCGATCGACTACGCCAGCCTTATCCAGCGTGCGATCTTGCCCAACCGACAGCTGGTCACGGCCATGGGCGACCGCCATGCCGTGCTCTGGCGGCCACGCGATGTTGTCGGCGGCGACTTCTATGTCTATCGCGCCGACGAGCACGGCTGCCTGTTCGGCGTCGTCGATTGCGCCGGCCATGGCGTGCCGGGCGCTTTGATGACAATGCTGGCCCACGCCGCCATCGACCAGGCGCTTGGCACAACCGGCCTGGACGACCCCGCAGCCGCGCTCTCGCGCACCGATGCAATCGTGCGCAATATGCTGCGCGAAGAGCCGGGTTCCCATGCCCTGGCCACGAACATGGACATCGGTCTGGCCTATGTCGATTTGCGCCAGCGCAAGGTGCATTATTCCGGCGCGAAGATTGCTCTGTATTACTGTGATGGCGAAGAGGTGCACGAAATAAAGGCAGCGCGGCGCGCCATCGGCGATAAACGCATTGGCGAGTACCGCAATACCAGCGTCGACCTGCAACCTGGGCGCACCTTCTACATGACCACCGATGGTTTCCTCGACCAGGCTGGCGGCGAAGAAGGCTATGGTTTCGGCAACAGCCGCTTCGCCAGCATGATTCGCGAGCACGCGCGGCTGCCCCTGGCCGAGCAGGGCGAAGCCTTCAGCCTTGCGCTGGCGCGCTATCAGGGTGAATTCCCGCAGCGCGATGACATCACGATGTTATGTTTCCGTTTCGATTGA
- the ettA gene encoding energy-dependent translational throttle protein EttA, protein MAQYVYTMHRLSKVVPPKREILKNISLSFFPGAKIGVLGLNGAGKSTLLRIMAGVDTEFDGEARAMPGINVGYLPQEPQLDPEKTVREVVEEAVGVIKDAQARLDAVYAAYAEPDADFDALAAEQAKLEAILQASDGHNLERQLEVAADALRLPAWDAKVAHLSGGEKRRVALCRLLLSAPDMLLLDEPTNHLDADSVAWLERFLHDFPGTVVAITHDRYFLDNVAGWILELDRGAGIPYEGNYSGWLEAKSARLAQESKQQSAHEKAMKEELEWVRKGAKARQSKSKARLQRFEEMQSQEFQKRAETNEIYIPAGPRLGDKVIEFKNVTKGYGDRVLIDNLSFSVPKGAIVGVIGGNGAGKSTLFRMLMGKETPDSGSIEIGDTVQLACVDQSRDDLDGGKTVWEAVSDGLDQIRIGSYEVPSRGYVGRFNFKGADQQKFVKDLSGGERGRLHLALTLKQGANVLLLDEPSNDLDVETLRSLEEALLDFPGSAIVISHDRWFLDRVATHILSYEDDGGVVFFEGNYTEYEADRKKRLGDAASQPHRVRYKKLAQ, encoded by the coding sequence ATGGCTCAATACGTCTACACCATGCACCGGCTGAGCAAGGTCGTTCCGCCGAAGCGTGAGATTCTCAAAAACATCTCCCTGTCGTTCTTCCCTGGCGCCAAGATCGGCGTGCTCGGTCTGAACGGCGCCGGTAAATCCACCCTGCTGCGCATTATGGCCGGCGTCGACACCGAGTTCGACGGCGAGGCTCGCGCCATGCCGGGCATCAATGTCGGCTATCTGCCGCAGGAGCCGCAGCTCGATCCCGAGAAGACCGTGCGCGAAGTCGTCGAGGAGGCGGTTGGTGTGATCAAGGACGCCCAGGCCCGCCTGGACGCCGTCTACGCCGCCTACGCTGAGCCGGACGCCGATTTCGATGCCTTGGCTGCCGAGCAGGCCAAGCTCGAAGCGATCCTGCAGGCATCCGACGGTCACAACCTGGAGCGTCAGCTGGAAGTCGCCGCCGATGCACTGCGCCTGCCGGCGTGGGACGCCAAGGTTGCGCACCTGTCGGGCGGAGAGAAGCGCCGCGTCGCCCTCTGCCGCCTGCTGCTGTCGGCCCCGGACATGCTGCTGCTGGACGAGCCGACCAACCACCTGGACGCTGACTCAGTGGCCTGGCTGGAACGTTTCCTCCATGACTTCCCGGGCACCGTGGTAGCGATCACCCACGATCGTTACTTCCTCGACAACGTCGCCGGCTGGATTCTCGAACTCGACCGCGGCGCGGGCATCCCGTACGAAGGCAACTATTCCGGCTGGCTGGAAGCCAAATCGGCGCGTCTGGCGCAGGAATCCAAGCAGCAGTCGGCCCATGAAAAGGCCATGAAGGAAGAACTGGAATGGGTGCGCAAGGGCGCCAAGGCTCGCCAGTCCAAATCCAAGGCTCGTCTGCAGCGCTTCGAGGAAATGCAGTCGCAGGAATTCCAGAAACGCGCAGAGACCAATGAGATCTACATCCCGGCCGGCCCGCGCCTGGGTGACAAGGTCATCGAATTCAAGAACGTCACCAAGGGCTATGGCGACCGCGTACTGATCGACAACCTCTCCTTCAGCGTGCCGAAAGGCGCCATCGTTGGCGTGATCGGTGGTAACGGTGCCGGTAAGTCGACCCTGTTCCGCATGCTGATGGGCAAGGAAACCCCGGATTCCGGCAGCATCGAAATCGGCGATACCGTGCAATTGGCCTGCGTGGATCAGAGCCGCGACGACCTGGACGGTGGCAAGACCGTCTGGGAAGCGGTCTCGGATGGCCTGGACCAGATCCGCATCGGCAGCTACGAGGTGCCGTCGCGCGGCTACGTCGGCCGCTTCAACTTCAAGGGCGCCGACCAGCAGAAGTTCGTCAAGGACCTTTCCGGCGGTGAGCGCGGTCGTCTGCACCTGGCGCTGACCCTCAAGCAGGGCGCCAACGTGCTGCTGCTCGACGAACCCTCCAACGACCTCGACGTGGAAACCCTGCGCTCGCTGGAAGAGGCGCTGCTGGACTTCCCCGGCTCGGCCATCGTGATCTCCCACGATCGCTGGTTCCTCGACCGCGTCGCCACCCACATCCTCTCCTACGAGGACGATGGCGGTGTCGTGTTCTTCGAAGGCAACTACACCGAGTACGAAGCCGATCGCAAGAAGCGTCTGGGTGATGCCGCCTCCCAACCACACCGGGTCAGGTACAAGAAGCTGGCGCAGTAA
- a CDS encoding YdcH family protein, translated as MHVEHHPLIKDFPEKREQLQKLRQEDPAFARKADEYEALDKRICRVEDGVETLDDSALNALKQERVAMKDDIARDIKRASGSCCGGCCG; from the coding sequence ATGCACGTCGAACATCACCCACTGATCAAGGATTTCCCTGAGAAACGCGAGCAGTTGCAGAAACTGCGTCAGGAAGATCCGGCCTTCGCCCGCAAGGCGGACGAATACGAAGCGCTGGACAAGCGCATCTGCCGCGTCGAAGACGGTGTCGAAACCCTAGACGACAGCGCGCTCAATGCCCTCAAGCAGGAGCGCGTGGCGATGAAGGACGACATCGCCCGCGACATCAAGCGCGCCTCGGGCAGCTGCTGCGGCGGCTGCTGCGGCTGA
- a CDS encoding PilZ domain-containing protein, with protein MTDSPSDRRRFQRIEFDAATELVQGDRCWPVELHDLSLKGLLVRRPKGWNADAGQPFEARVRLADDADVRMEVAMTHEVGDLIGFVCQHIDLDSIAHLRRLVELNLGDEALLERELAALGGQ; from the coding sequence ATGACTGATTCCCCCAGTGATCGCCGGCGCTTCCAGCGAATCGAGTTCGATGCCGCCACTGAGCTGGTGCAGGGCGACCGCTGCTGGCCGGTCGAGCTGCATGACCTGTCGCTGAAAGGCCTGCTGGTTCGTCGCCCGAAAGGCTGGAATGCCGATGCGGGACAGCCGTTCGAGGCGCGCGTGCGCCTGGCTGATGATGCCGATGTGCGCATGGAAGTGGCGATGACCCACGAAGTGGGCGACCTGATCGGCTTCGTCTGTCAGCACATCGATCTCGACTCGATCGCCCACCTGCGGCGCCTGGTTGAACTCAACCTCGGCGACGAGGCACTGCTGGAGCGCGAGCTGGCCGCACTGGGCGGCCAGTAG
- a CDS encoding methyltransferase family protein — protein MFKRATGVILPPPVIYLLFLAAAWLLESAVPIALPQSIWTDYFGWGLIDAGVLLMLWAGLLMLWRKTTVNPYGKPARLLEEGPFRFSRNPIYLADSLIYCGIALLWGTLWPWLLLPALIFTMRRAVIVHEERLLTQLFGDDYVAYCGRVRRWL, from the coding sequence ATGTTCAAACGCGCCACTGGTGTGATTCTGCCGCCGCCGGTCATCTATCTGCTGTTTCTTGCGGCGGCCTGGCTGCTTGAGTCGGCGGTGCCGATCGCGCTGCCGCAGAGTATCTGGACGGATTATTTCGGTTGGGGGCTGATCGACGCGGGTGTACTGCTGATGCTCTGGGCCGGGCTGCTGATGCTCTGGCGCAAGACTACGGTCAATCCCTACGGCAAGCCTGCCAGGCTGCTGGAGGAGGGGCCCTTTCGCTTCTCACGCAACCCGATCTATCTGGCCGACAGTCTGATCTACTGCGGTATCGCGCTGCTTTGGGGCACGCTATGGCCCTGGCTGCTGTTGCCAGCTCTCATCTTCACCATGCGGCGCGCGGTAATCGTGCATGAGGAACGTCTGCTGACCCAGCTGTTTGGCGATGACTATGTGGCGTACTGTGGCCGAGTGCGCCGCTGGTTGTGA